The Desulfuromonadaceae bacterium genome has a segment encoding these proteins:
- a CDS encoding OFA family MFS transporter produces MKKVTAFSGWRVVIAGTGINLALGILYAYSMLKGDIGKLFSGAGDPYAVACLSFAASMIIGGKAQDKFGPRITAIIGGLLVGAGFIVCSQTSAYWGWILGFGVLAGLGFGFGYSAATPPALKWFPSTKTGLIAGIVVSGFGIAPVYLAPVSKYLLGAYGLHNTMMILGIAFIAIVCGMALMVTNPPAGFVPAETATIQAKKLSSVVNMTPQEVLRDKRLYLLWIAFFVGAGAGLMVIGSVAGIAKKSMGEYAFIAVAVMAIGNASGRIIAGILSDKIGRVNTLMIMLVFQAMLMFSAIWVVGGNHGGAILVTLLATFMGFNYGTNLSLFPSFAKDYWGATHYGMNYGILFSAWGIGAFVLVKLSAAITVKTGGVATSFAAAGILLLIGAMIARTLTPPQVADDVVVPVTEAELAVEQARN; encoded by the coding sequence ATGAAGAAAGTAACTGCTTTTAGTGGATGGCGGGTTGTCATTGCCGGAACGGGAATCAATCTTGCTCTCGGTATCCTGTATGCCTACAGCATGCTCAAGGGGGATATTGGCAAGCTGTTCAGTGGTGCCGGTGACCCGTACGCGGTAGCGTGTCTCTCTTTTGCCGCTTCGATGATTATCGGTGGCAAGGCGCAGGACAAGTTTGGCCCGCGAATCACCGCCATCATCGGTGGATTGCTGGTCGGTGCAGGTTTTATCGTCTGTTCACAAACATCCGCCTACTGGGGGTGGATTCTCGGTTTTGGCGTGCTGGCCGGTCTCGGTTTCGGTTTTGGATATTCTGCCGCCACTCCGCCAGCGTTGAAATGGTTTCCATCGACCAAGACCGGTCTGATCGCCGGGATTGTGGTATCTGGTTTTGGCATCGCGCCGGTTTATCTGGCGCCGGTGTCCAAGTATTTGCTCGGTGCTTACGGATTGCACAATACGATGATGATTCTGGGCATTGCTTTTATTGCTATTGTCTGCGGTATGGCGCTGATGGTGACCAATCCTCCTGCGGGCTTCGTGCCTGCCGAAACGGCAACGATCCAGGCAAAGAAATTGTCCAGTGTTGTCAACATGACCCCGCAAGAGGTGTTGCGGGACAAACGCCTCTATCTGCTCTGGATTGCCTTTTTTGTCGGCGCCGGTGCCGGGCTGATGGTGATTGGCAGTGTTGCCGGGATCGCCAAAAAGAGCATGGGCGAATACGCCTTTATCGCCGTCGCCGTGATGGCCATCGGCAACGCATCGGGACGCATTATCGCCGGTATTCTCTCGGACAAAATTGGCCGGGTGAACACGTTGATGATCATGCTGGTTTTTCAGGCGATGTTGATGTTTTCCGCTATCTGGGTGGTTGGCGGAAATCACGGTGGCGCGATTCTGGTAACGTTGCTGGCGACCTTCATGGGTTTTAATTACGGAACCAATTTATCACTCTTCCCTTCCTTTGCCAAAGATTACTGGGGTGCCACCCATTACGGAATGAACTACGGTATCCTGTTTTCGGCCTGGGGGATCGGGGCTTTTGTCCTGGTGAAGCTCTCCGCAGCAATTACCGTTAAAACTGGTGGCGTTGCAACTTCTTTTGCTGCCGCCGGAATCTTGCTACTGATCGGCGCGATGATCGCCAGAACGTTGACCCCCCCGCAGGTTGCCGACGACGTTGTCGTCCCGGTTACCGAAGCGGAACTCGCCGTCGAACAGGCGCGCAATTAA
- a CDS encoding OmpA family protein gives MIRFATRLVILLVVVLAFGSSALAENRAGAVTLTPLVGIHVLDGALDLENQGFAGLGFGYNVDKNWSLELDGRYTPTEYDASRGSRDVGIYTIGAGLLYHFQPEDALNPYLGVGLGGIIYDFDKGGRGQDEDYMGYVNGGIKHVLTELLALRIDLRYMLNPKTQADFASDSGDEREWRHHFQAMLGLAFQFGGTSSTPVKAVPVAEAWPEQRSEEVPVEVQAPALVETQLQSPLDSDKDGVLDAHDECPGTAAGVRVGFTGCPLDSDNDGIADSYDECPGTAAGVTVDVNGCPPDSDKDGVADSEDICPNTRAGLAVDRKGCPPPIEQNVKINLNILFASGQTKIANRYTAEINKLGEFMNTYPGTTTTIEGYTDSTGSAALNKKLSQRRADAVRTYLIKKYQIAPARIKAVGHGPKNPVADNATAAGRRQNRRIEAAIETTVFKPR, from the coding sequence ATGATTCGGTTTGCAACGCGACTTGTCATTTTGTTGGTGGTTGTCCTGGCTTTCGGTAGCAGTGCTCTGGCTGAGAACCGCGCGGGGGCGGTCACGCTGACGCCGCTGGTCGGTATTCATGTACTCGATGGTGCCCTCGACCTGGAGAATCAAGGGTTCGCCGGGCTCGGGTTCGGCTACAATGTCGACAAAAACTGGAGCCTCGAACTTGATGGCCGCTATACGCCGACCGAGTATGATGCCAGCCGCGGGAGCCGGGATGTCGGTATCTATACCATCGGTGCCGGTCTGCTCTATCATTTTCAGCCCGAAGACGCCCTCAACCCCTATCTGGGGGTCGGCCTTGGCGGGATCATCTATGATTTTGACAAAGGCGGTCGGGGGCAGGATGAAGACTACATGGGCTACGTGAATGGTGGCATCAAACACGTTCTTACCGAGCTGCTCGCTTTGCGGATCGATCTGCGCTACATGCTCAACCCCAAGACCCAGGCTGACTTCGCTTCAGATAGTGGTGATGAGCGCGAATGGCGTCATCATTTCCAGGCCATGCTTGGGCTGGCCTTTCAGTTTGGCGGCACCTCCAGTACACCGGTGAAGGCCGTGCCGGTAGCCGAAGCGTGGCCCGAGCAGCGATCGGAAGAAGTTCCGGTCGAGGTTCAGGCTCCGGCCCTGGTTGAGACCCAGCTTCAATCTCCGCTTGACAGCGACAAAGATGGTGTTCTGGACGCGCATGACGAGTGTCCGGGGACGGCCGCCGGGGTGCGCGTCGGTTTCACTGGTTGTCCGCTTGACAGCGACAACGACGGTATTGCTGACAGCTATGATGAGTGCCCCGGAACGGCCGCCGGAGTTACGGTTGACGTCAACGGTTGCCCGCCCGACAGCGATAAGGATGGCGTTGCTGACAGCGAGGACATCTGTCCGAACACCCGCGCCGGGTTGGCGGTCGACCGTAAGGGGTGTCCGCCGCCGATCGAGCAAAACGTCAAAATCAATCTCAATATTTTGTTCGCTTCAGGGCAGACAAAAATCGCGAATCGATACACTGCTGAAATCAATAAACTCGGTGAATTCATGAATACCTATCCGGGCACGACCACGACGATTGAAGGATACACCGACAGTACCGGCTCTGCCGCACTGAACAAAAAACTTTCTCAGCGGCGTGCCGATGCGGTGCGCACCTACCTGATTAAAAAATATCAAATTGCTCCCGCTCGTATCAAGGCCGTCGGTCACGGGCCCAAGAATCCGGTCGCCGATAATGCCACCGCTGCGGGGCGTCGGCAAAACCGGCGGATTGAGGCTGCGATCGAGACCACCGTGTTCAAACCCCGGTAA